In one Pseudodesulfovibrio tunisiensis genomic region, the following are encoded:
- a CDS encoding glycosyltransferase, producing the protein MIERIVWVGGIYFHHHLAAHGLSVTHIPFESPGLMDWNELVTRTGFEPDMVVYADRSLPPPLAGIERFPCLTAFYAVDSHIHEWYPLYAQGFDMAFVSLRDHLPRFRQRLKADQVVWLPPWPLRNETRPDPRPEPEWDLLFAGKVDPETTPERHAFLHELGELFPGLTVRHGNFQELFPRARIVLNIAERGDLNFRVFEALACGSCLLTPAIGNGQADLFANGVHLATYEPGNASDAARIARELLADPEKRERMALAGFQEVDQKHRPQNRAATFAETIAAADAASLVRDRLTRSRDIHARYLRLVHLHWAKALGDTGLGRQHLAAARAARH; encoded by the coding sequence GTGATTGAACGCATCGTCTGGGTCGGCGGCATCTATTTCCATCACCACCTTGCCGCGCACGGCCTTTCGGTCACGCACATCCCGTTCGAGTCGCCCGGGCTCATGGACTGGAACGAGCTGGTGACCCGCACCGGATTCGAACCGGACATGGTGGTGTATGCGGACCGCAGCCTGCCCCCGCCACTGGCCGGCATCGAACGATTCCCGTGTCTGACCGCGTTCTACGCCGTGGATTCCCATATCCACGAGTGGTATCCCCTGTACGCGCAGGGATTCGACATGGCGTTCGTGAGTCTGCGCGACCACCTGCCTCGATTCCGCCAGCGACTGAAAGCGGATCAGGTGGTGTGGCTGCCGCCCTGGCCCCTGCGCAACGAGACCCGGCCCGACCCGAGGCCCGAGCCGGAATGGGACCTGCTCTTCGCGGGCAAGGTCGATCCGGAAACCACGCCCGAACGCCACGCCTTTCTGCATGAACTCGGCGAGCTGTTCCCGGGACTGACCGTACGGCACGGCAATTTTCAGGAGCTGTTTCCCAGAGCGCGAATCGTGCTGAACATCGCGGAACGCGGCGACCTGAATTTCCGGGTGTTCGAGGCACTGGCCTGCGGCTCGTGCCTGCTCACCCCGGCCATCGGCAACGGGCAGGCCGACCTGTTCGCCAATGGCGTGCACCTTGCCACCTATGAACCGGGCAACGCATCCGATGCCGCGCGCATCGCCCGCGAACTGCTGGCCGATCCCGAAAAGCGGGAACGCATGGCACTGGCCGGTTTTCAGGAAGTGGACCAGAAACACCGCCCGCAAAACCGGGCCGCAACCTTTGCCGAAACGATTGCCGCTGCGGACGCAGCCTCTCTTGTACGCGACCGTCTGACCCGATCCCGGGACATTCATGCCCGATATCTGCGGCTCGTGCATCTGCACTGGGCCAAAGCACTGGGAGACACCGGACTCGGACGCCAGCACCTTGCAGCGGCCCGCGCCGCAAGGCACTGA
- a CDS encoding WcbI family polysaccharide biosynthesis putative acetyltransferase, with protein MNRRLCIVHANCQGQPLMDRLHLSRDFREQFACQLFTNYIREPIPAHALGRCSLFLYQHLGSEWGELASARLMAQLPDSATRLCVPNMFFSGYWPLWSGEKGFDYRDRYLDSLVDAGLTPEEILVLYLRSDPGTKYDLNALLRESIDREHTRESRTPIKYLDLILERYRTERLFNTVNHPGPMLMNHAATGVLAELGMDLPDLDALAALGDPFPEFEQPVHPRIAEHMGYGFATAQTRYMVYGRRMTFAQYTAAYVEARLAGVTDFIGHLQGGSS; from the coding sequence ATGAATCGGCGACTCTGCATTGTCCACGCCAACTGTCAGGGCCAGCCCCTGATGGACAGGCTGCATCTCTCCCGGGATTTCCGGGAGCAGTTCGCCTGCCAGCTGTTCACCAACTACATCCGGGAACCGATTCCGGCGCATGCTCTGGGGCGCTGTTCCCTGTTCCTGTACCAGCACCTCGGATCGGAATGGGGCGAATTGGCCTCGGCCCGGCTCATGGCCCAACTCCCGGATTCGGCAACGCGCCTGTGCGTGCCCAACATGTTCTTTTCCGGCTACTGGCCGCTCTGGTCCGGGGAAAAGGGCTTCGATTACCGGGACCGGTATCTGGACTCGCTGGTGGATGCAGGCCTGACACCCGAGGAAATCCTCGTCCTGTACCTGCGCTCGGACCCGGGCACGAAATACGATCTGAACGCGCTGCTGCGCGAATCCATCGACCGGGAACACACCCGGGAAAGCCGCACCCCGATCAAGTATCTCGACCTGATTCTGGAACGATACAGGACCGAACGGCTCTTCAACACCGTGAACCATCCCGGTCCCATGCTCATGAACCACGCCGCAACAGGCGTGCTGGCCGAACTGGGCATGGACCTGCCCGATCTTGATGCGCTGGCCGCACTGGGCGACCCGTTCCCGGAATTCGAACAGCCCGTGCATCCGCGCATAGCCGAGCACATGGGCTACGGATTTGCCACGGCCCAAACCCGATACATGGTATATGGCCGGCGCATGACCTTTGCCCAGTACACGGCTGCCTACGTGGAAGCACGTCTCGCCGGGGTCACGGACTTCATCGGCCATCTTCAAGGGGGATCGTCGTGA